One Microcebus murinus isolate Inina chromosome 7, M.murinus_Inina_mat1.0, whole genome shotgun sequence genomic region harbors:
- the GDAP1 gene encoding ganglioside-induced differentiation-associated protein 1 isoform X3, producing MPDKGSMYYPRVQHYRELLDSLPMDAYTHGCILHPELTVDSMIPAYATTRIRSQIGNTESELKKLAEENPDLQEAYIAKQKRLKSKLLDHDNVKYLKKILDELEKVLDQVETELQRRNEETPEEGHQPWLCGESFTLADVSLAVTLHRLKFLGFARRNWGNGKRPNLETYYERVLKRKTFNKVLGHVNNILISAVLPTAFRVAKKRAPKVLGTTLVVGLLAGVGYFAFMLFRKRLGSMILAFRPRPTYF from the exons ATGCCTGATAAAGGAAGCATGTATTACCCACGGGTACAACATTACCGAGAGCTGCTTGACTCCTTGCCAATGGATGCCTATACTCATGGCTGCATTTTACATCCTGAGCTAACTGTGGATTCCATGATCCCAGCTTATGCAACCACAAGGATCCGCA GCCAAATTGGTAACACAGAATCTGAACTGAAGAAACTTGCTGAAGAAAACCCGGATTTACAAGAGGCATACATTGCAAAACAGAAACGACTTAAA TCAAAGCTGCTTGATCATGACAAtgtcaaatatttgaagaaaattctTGATGAGTTGGAGAAGGTCTTGGATCAGGTTGAAACTGAAttgcaaagaagaaatgaagaaacccCCG AAGAAGGCCACCAACCTTGGCTCTGCGGAGAATCCTTCACCCTGGCAGATGTCTCACTCGCTGTCACGTTGCATCGACTGAAGTTCCTGGGGTTTGCGAGGAGAAATTGGGGAAATGGAAAGCGACCAAACTTGGAAACCTATTACGAGCGTGTCTTGAAGAGGAAAACATTTAACAAGGTTTTAGGACATGTCAACAATATATTAATCTCTGCAGTGCTGCCAACAGCATTCCGGGTGGCCAAGAAAAGGGCCCCAAAAGTTCTTGGCACCACTCTTGTGGTTGGTTTGCTTGCAGGAGTGGGATATTTTGCTTTTATGCTTTTCAGAAAGAGACTTGGCAGCATGATATTAGCATTTAGACCCAGACCAacttatttctag